The proteins below come from a single Halomonas binhaiensis genomic window:
- the otnC gene encoding 3-oxo-tetronate 4-phosphate decarboxylase, whose protein sequence is MSEILKHRDDNLLREQIVKYGKSLFERGLTMGSSGNISVRLADGGWLMTPTNACLGHLDPARISRLSSSAEWVDGDKPTKESFLHMAMYAERPRSQAIVHLHSTHSVAVSCLPDVDPHDCIPPLTAYYVMRVGKLPLVPYHVPGDPKLGDAVKGLAGKHSAVLLANHGPVVAGKSLEAAVYATEELEETAKLFLLLRGHNPRCLTHEQIAELEARFPRD, encoded by the coding sequence AGCAGATCGTGAAGTATGGCAAGTCTCTGTTCGAGCGCGGCCTGACCATGGGTTCCAGTGGCAACATCAGTGTACGCCTGGCAGATGGCGGGTGGCTGATGACACCAACCAATGCCTGTCTTGGACATCTGGACCCTGCGCGTATCTCGCGGCTTTCTTCCTCTGCCGAGTGGGTCGATGGTGACAAGCCGACCAAGGAAAGCTTCTTGCACATGGCAATGTATGCCGAGCGTCCGCGCTCTCAGGCCATTGTGCATCTGCATTCGACGCATTCCGTGGCGGTGTCCTGCCTGCCGGATGTCGACCCTCACGACTGTATTCCACCACTGACTGCGTATTACGTCATGCGCGTAGGGAAACTGCCGCTGGTGCCTTACCACGTCCCGGGAGACCCGAAATTGGGTGATGCCGTCAAAGGGCTGGCGGGCAAGCACAGTGCGGTATTGCTGGCCAACCATGGCCCGGTAGTGGCGGGTAAGTCACTGGAGGCAGCGGTATATGCCACCGAAGAGCTGGAAGAAACGGCCAAGCTGTTTCTGCTGTTGCGAGGACACAATCCGCGCTGCCTGACCCATGAACAGATTGCTGAGCTTGAAGCCCGCTTTCCACGGGATTGA